The following DNA comes from Saccopteryx leptura isolate mSacLep1 chromosome 7, mSacLep1_pri_phased_curated, whole genome shotgun sequence.
catagttgtgataccttagttgttcattgattgctttctcatatgggccttgactggggtagggggctccagttgagccagtgatcccttgctcaagccagcaactctgggctcaagccagtgaccttgggcttcaagccagtggcctttgggctcaagccagtgaccatggggtcatgtctttaatcctatgcttaagccagcgatcccGCGCCCACGCTGGTAAGCCTGcattcaagttggcaacctcagagtttcacacccaggatctcagcatcccaggtcaatgctttacccactgcaccaccaccggtcaggctgtaaATTCTTTTTGATAATACAAAGGAACCTATCTTGCTTTCCCCATCCTCCAACTACAGAAACTATTTGGGTTATGAGTAaattaagaaagaagaagaagaagaagaggaagaggaggaggaggagggagaggggaggagaagaaaaagagaaggtggAAGGAACTTAAGCATTTCCTCATGTAAACCAAAACGGCCTCAGTAATTATTCCTGATCTTCAGCAGTGTGCTCCACTTGCCAGATGCTGACATGTGGTATAACACAAGGTCTTATAGTGctataaatgtaaaaatctcTTGTTAACTTCAGATTCAGAATCCAACTAGAGGATCTTAAAAAGTACAACTCCTCCACTGCCTGGAGTCTTGGCTCAGACACTTGATAACTGTGGGAGGCATGCCCTGTCCTGGTTGGTCTCTCAAGGTGTCCTTAGTACCTCACTTGAGGGTTTATTTATTGCCCCATCTGCTTATTATTGCTGGAGTTCCAGTCAGTGGAGTAGATTAATTGTGGAGAAGAGTGTCTCACATGCTGTGGGCTTAACTTCACTGGTACTACCACCACAGTACTGTTGTCACTCAACGCCAACTAGACTTCCAATATTGTTGGTCCTGGAACCGTATAACTTGATTGACTTGATCTCTCTCTCTAAGGGAATGTTCATGTTTCTACTGCTCCAACCTTCCAGGCTCCTGTTCCAAACATAGACAAGCATAatagaaaacatttctatttccCTTTGGcagcataataataaaaatggtcaTTAATGTTGGGAAATAATGTAACCACTATACACACTTATCTCATGAGACAGAAGATGAAGCCTCAGAGCTGTTGGAAAGTTAAAAAGACCAAGTCAGCAGGCTAATGAGAAGAACCAGGATTTGACTACTAATCTGTCAAATTCAAAAGTCCATTTTCCTAACAATGAATTTAATCCACCTTTCAAAATCCAGGCGGCCTTCGATGacctctcatatgttccttgtgggaatgtaaattggtagaAACTTTCTAGAGGCCAATTTTGCAGTACTTATGAAATCCATAGTTTAGTGTGCACACCCATTGCcctagaaattccacttctaggattTCACCCAAAggtaataaatacatagaaaagtaTACAAAGTCTTGGTTACAAGAATGTATTCCTGCATTATCTGCAACAGCAAAAAGCTGGAGATGGTCTATACTCTATATGACTAAGTAAGGGATTAAAAAATCAAGGAGTTTTGTAGAATTTGATATTATGCagtcaaggcctgacctgtggaggcgcagtgaataaagcattgacctggaacactgagatcgcatgttcgaaaccctgggcttgcccagtcaaggcacatatgagaatcaactactaagagttgatgtttccccttctccccacctttctctctctctcttctctctaaaaattaataaataaaatcttctttaaaactTACATCAGGTTGTATCATATCaaaaaatgttatcaagatactttaaataaaaagcaaattacTAAATAATATATGCAGTGtgatactaatttttaaaacttatatatataatatgcatttaaaaaaacagaaatatataaaaagtgttCTCAATGATTATTTCTGGATGGTGGGGGTGGCAGGATTATAGATGATTTTTATtcatacttttctgtattttttatcataaaaaggtatgacatatataatagaaagaaataataaaaaagtaatgttttCTGTCACTGCCTACCCTATTTTGGGGAAGATTTAATTTGTTGATTCATCCATGTAGTAGAGTCATGAAAAATACTTTAGGGAAAATCCATAGCTTCTGAATAAAAAACCCCCAGCACTGTGTTTCATTCATCTGACTACTTGTTCTTATTAATTCactgaagagcctgaccaggcagtggcgcagtggataagagtgtaggactgggatgcagaggacccaggttcgagaccctgtggtcgccagcttgagcacaggctcatctgatttgagcaaaagcccaccagcttgaacccaaggtcgctggctccagcaaggggttactcggtctgctgaaggcccgtggtcaaggcatatatgagaaagcaatcaatgaacaactaaggtgttgcaacgcgcaatgagaaactaatgattgatgcttctcatctctctctgtttctgtctgtccctatctatccctctctctgactcactctctgtctctgtaaaaaataaataaataaaatttaattcactGAAGAATACTTAAAGAGATGCTACAATGTCTAGGGACTGGATTGTATGAATTAGTAACTTTACACTTGTAGCCGACTCTCCGTGGCAGGGCAGTTTGAaggagtggttctcaaagttttctGCACATTACAATCACTGACTGGGATATTATAATCCTAATATCCTGATGCCCCGTCTGCAACCCAGAACAACAAAACCAGAAACCCTAGGGAAGGGACCCAGGCATCGCGGGTTTTTTAATCTCCCCAGGTGATTCCCAGTATGTGGTCCAGTTTGAGGACTACTAGTTTAAAGAATGGTGTTTACTAGGTTTCTGAGGTCACAGGTGAAACAAAGGTCAGCGAACtacatggagagagaaaaaatgtcCCATTTCCAAACAACTTGTATGTATaaggttaaattttaaaagtagataGTTCCTCTGACTCCATTAATAACCAACACAGCCTTGGCCAGGATAGCTcggtttggttagagcatcatcctaaggAGCAGAGGTTCTGTTcactttctggtcagggcacatacaggaaccgctcaatgttcctgtctctctctctcccttcctatcttgctgaaatcaataattaaaaaaaaaacaaccagccctggccggttggctcagcggtagaatgtcggcctggtgtgtggaagtcccaggtttgattcccggccagagcacaccggagaagtgcccatctgcttctccacccttcttctctccattctctctgtctttcctttcccctccagcagccaaggctcctttggagcaaaagttggccccaggcactgaggatggctccacggcctctgtctcaggcgctagaatggttttGGTTGCAACGGAGTGATACCCttgataggcagagcatcgccccctggtgggcttgcggggtggatctcggtcgggcgcatgcaggagtctgtgtctctgcctccctgcttctcacttcagaaaaatacaaacaaacaaacaaacaaaaaacaacataaaaaagacACCTATTATAATTAGTAGAGAGAGTACAAACCCTGGGGAATCCTCACATTTCATTTCACACTCTGAAAGTTCCTCCCTCAGATTCAGGTTTCTCAACCCTGGGTGGGGGCCACAGATGTGCTTCAGCAGGTCCTTCAACCCATGAAATAGCACGAATAGTTCGAGTTTACACTCATGAGAATTTCTGTCAAGGGAAAGCCTATACCTTTATCTGATTCTCCAAGTGACCTATGTGCCCGAGATGTTAGCAAACAGCAAACGGGCGCTAACATTTGTCTTTCATAAGCAGGGAAGTGCCCTGAGAGCTGGACAAAGTTGAAGTGCAGAAGCTCATTAGCTCTTAAACAACTGCTCTTTTTGTTGGAATAATGGGGCCCTTCTGCAGGAGATGGGAATTTACTTCCCCAATGAAGAAATGGGAAATCACTTTGGGGAGGCAGCATTGTAGAATGATGAGATGAAAGATGGAAGTCCTTCTTTATTAACTAGTTTATAATCATTTAACTTCATTGGTTGCCCAGTCTCCTCAGCTCTACAACACAGAAATATCAGTCCCACTTTCCTCAGAGGTTTACATGAGGTCAAGATGAGATCAGACAGTGTTAAGTGTCACTTAACAGATGAAAGCAGTTTGAGAGTTCGCTTGGGCTTTCTGTTGGACTCTATTCACTGTATATGACcatcagtgacatttgggctggattttacagagaaaactcAGCCCCACGTTTTGCCATACCTGATCTGCCCGGTGGGTCCCTCACTGGCGGAGGGGGTCTCTCACTGGGCGGGGGAGGAAGAGGGCCCGAACGTCCAGGTGAAGGTAAGGGAGGCGCAGACGAAGTGAGGGACAAATTCCGCTGTGGGAGCCTTGGGATTTCGTCACCGCCACTGGAACCGGGAGGCGCGGGGGGCGGCCCAGGCCTGctcggcggtggcggcggcggcgggcccTGCGACAAGGAGGCGGGCCTCGGAGTGGAAGGCACCGGGGGCTTGCTGTTCTGAGGGGGCGGAGGTGGGACGGCTTCCCTGTGGATGGAGGGCCTGTTGCCAATCGGGGGCGGCGGCGGAGGGGGTTTGTCATCCAAGGCCCTGCTCGGGGTCGGCGGCAGCGGAGGCCTGTTGGAGAAGGGCGAGGGGGCGCTGGCGGGGCTCTGCCGGATGGAGCCTCCTCCGAAAGCAGCGCCTCGGTTtccagggaaagggggaggagtgggccCGGGGCCAGACTGCCTGGGGGCCCCAGGCACGGGTGGGGACCCCCGGTTATGCAGACTTGATTGAATGGGTCTTGGCGTACTAGGCACCGGAGGCGGCACGCTATCAGGCTTAGAGCCCACGTCAGGTCTTGGGGGAGGCATTCGGTTCCTCTGCGGCTCTGGGGGTCCGCTTCTGTGGCCTGGGGAAGGCACGGGAAACCTTCCTGGGCCACTTGGGGGTGTGAAAGGTttggcagatgtggctcttcctCCTGGTGGCAAAATCAGGGGTCGGCTTCCTCCGGAATCTGAAGAACAGGGGGAAAAAATTCAGTTAGAAAATTAGGAActgtaaaaaacccccaaagaacTAAAGTATCATATATTCCCAGCTACTGGAAGTCCTTTCCTAGATAGTATAAAATATACTATAggtaactattatttatttaaattaggtTTTGTGTGGTCTTTCCTGGAGGAAGAGGGATAGATCACAGCTCTCTGTTTACCTTCTAGTCTGAGGTTCTACAACCATGTCAGCTTTCAAAAGGATTTTTGAGAGATCTCTTGGCATTGTGTATGGATAAGAACCAAGATGAAATTGGTTAAGAGTTCTGGAGAAATCCCTATTctaggagtcgggaacctatggctcgtgagccagatgtggctcttttgatggctgcgtctggctcgcagacaaatctttaataaaaaaaataatgttaaaaatataaaacaatccattcatttcctaccgctcatgttcatggttgtgggtggctagagcgaatcacagctgtcctctaggacaacaccacatttttattggataatgtgtaacgtacacaggtcgttgtatggctctcatggaattacattttaaaatatgtggcattcatggctctctcagccaaaaaggttcccgacccctgccctattcATACCAGAGGACAAGAACAGGACAGTTGTAGCACATGGGATTTCTGCTAATgatctccttctctccccatcaCCCTCCCTGTCCCCTTGTCCTTGTACCTCTTAGGCTTAAAAaataggtttgaaacccaaggtcaatggcttgagcacaggctcaccagcttgaacaaggggtctctggcttgaacatggatcatagacatgaccctatggttgctggcttgagcccaaaggtcactggcttgagcccaaggtcactggcttgagtaagaggtcactggcttgagcaagcagtcacttgctctgctgtagcgcccccgcCCCAAGgctcatgtgagaaagcagtcaatgaacaaccaaggtgctgcaatgaagaattgatgcctctcatctctctcccttcctgtctgtctgttcctctctctgactctctctctgtatcagaaaaaaaaaagattcaatacCAGTTGATGGTCTTAATCACAAAGAAGTGAACAactatactttatttttcttactgtgtCAACTTCCACATCAATATCAGCAGGACAGGACAACCCTATTACATAATTAATATTAAACTGCTTTGgttcaacaaagagaagaactAACTAAAGGGAAAACCAAGgtcatagaaaaatttaaaataccacCCCAGAATCTCTTGGAACCCAAGGTAATTCTCAAGAAATGGTTAGCCTGAAAACTTCTACCAGTTCAACCATTAGCTAattaatatatcaaatatatatttattgagcacctgctaatTGTCAGCCATTA
Coding sequences within:
- the WIPF1 gene encoding WAS/WASL-interacting protein family member 1, yielding MPVPPPPAPPPPPTFSLANTEKPTLNKAEQSGRNALLSDINKGKKLKKTVTNDRSAPILDKPKGAGAGGGGGFGGGGGFGGGGGGGGGGGGGGSGSFGGGGPPGLGGLFQAGMPKLRSTGNRDNDSGGSRPLILPPGGRATSAKPFTPPSGPGRFPVPSPGHRSGPPEPQRNRMPPPRPDVGSKPDSVPPPVPSTPRPIQSSLHNRGSPPVPGAPRQSGPGPTPPPFPGNRGAAFGGGSIRQSPASAPSPFSNRPPLPPTPSRALDDKPPPPPPPIGNRPSIHREAVPPPPPQNSKPPVPSTPRPASLSQGPPPPPPPSRPGPPPAPPGSSGGDEIPRLPQRNLSLTSSAPPLPSPGRSGPLPPPPSERPPPPVRDPPGRSGPLPPPPPINRNGSTSRALPATPQMPSRGGVDSPRSGPRPPLPPDRPGSGAPPPPPPSTSIRNGFQDSSCEDEWESRFFFHPISDLPPPEPYVPTTKSYPSKLARNESRSGSNRRERGAPPLPPIPR